The Aquiluna sp. KACHI24 genome contains a region encoding:
- the menD gene encoding 2-succinyl-5-enolpyruvyl-6-hydroxy-3-cyclohexene-1-carboxylic-acid synthase has protein sequence MSDSQLFASQFVAALQNFGVKSFYLAPGARSQALAIAANQLAKAGLIDLTVRLDERSMGFMALGRALGDEYPVALITTSGTAVANLHPAVLEAHHAGVPMILLTADRPAKLRGRGANQTTIQNGIFAEAVRDCIDVDASADPRLVAKRAVELAVGAEARPGPVQVNIQFAEPLSSSQPSALDFVTNPELVQRANHLGELDVVVSEHAVVVAGAGAGTAASDFAKAARLPLLAEPSSGARVQGSITNYIAKLFELSAEVSQVFVFGKPTLSRAVLSLLRNTEYWVQKPSNYEGFDVFDRAQGFADRLVPIGQGSADWSDRWESEPEKSDRATLVSKVWDATSGDDRLLFGASELIRVAERAVEGKDLNVFASRGLAGIDGTVSTALGLAQAGNQVRAIIGDLTLLHDASGLNRSGLGELNVQLVVGNDHGGAIFSHLEMAQLLERPDFELLFTTPQAVNLEALANSYGWQYIRTTPGDLDQQLYRQGFVLIDCAL, from the coding sequence GTGAGCGATTCTCAGCTTTTTGCCTCCCAGTTTGTCGCTGCGCTGCAAAACTTTGGAGTCAAAAGCTTTTATCTCGCTCCCGGTGCTCGCTCTCAAGCGCTGGCGATTGCCGCTAATCAATTGGCCAAGGCGGGACTCATTGATCTAACTGTCCGGCTTGATGAGCGATCGATGGGCTTTATGGCCCTGGGTCGAGCACTGGGTGATGAATACCCCGTAGCACTCATTACAACAAGCGGCACCGCAGTTGCGAATCTCCACCCAGCCGTCCTAGAAGCACATCATGCAGGGGTTCCGATGATCTTGTTGACCGCGGATAGACCGGCAAAGCTTCGCGGTAGGGGTGCGAACCAGACCACAATTCAAAACGGCATATTTGCCGAGGCAGTCCGTGACTGTATCGATGTTGATGCCAGCGCCGACCCAAGATTGGTTGCTAAAAGGGCTGTCGAGTTGGCAGTCGGTGCCGAGGCGCGACCTGGTCCAGTCCAGGTCAACATTCAGTTTGCGGAGCCGCTTTCGAGCTCTCAACCAAGCGCGCTGGATTTCGTGACCAATCCCGAGTTGGTTCAGCGCGCTAACCACCTAGGTGAACTTGATGTCGTGGTTTCGGAGCACGCTGTTGTGGTTGCGGGTGCTGGAGCCGGCACGGCTGCAAGTGATTTTGCCAAAGCAGCCAGGTTGCCGCTTTTGGCAGAACCATCTTCCGGGGCTCGAGTTCAGGGCAGCATCACTAACTACATCGCAAAACTTTTCGAGCTTAGTGCTGAGGTTTCTCAGGTTTTTGTATTTGGTAAGCCAACCCTTTCAAGGGCAGTTCTTAGTCTTTTGAGAAATACCGAGTATTGGGTTCAGAAGCCCTCAAACTACGAAGGCTTCGACGTATTTGATAGGGCTCAAGGTTTTGCTGATCGACTGGTTCCAATCGGTCAGGGGTCTGCAGATTGGTCTGATAGGTGGGAAAGCGAACCCGAGAAATCAGATAGAGCCACGCTGGTGTCGAAGGTATGGGATGCAACTTCTGGGGATGATCGGTTGCTCTTCGGAGCATCCGAACTGATTCGTGTTGCAGAGCGCGCAGTCGAGGGGAAAGACCTCAATGTTTTTGCATCCCGAGGCCTTGCTGGCATTGATGGGACCGTTTCAACTGCGCTGGGGCTTGCGCAAGCGGGCAACCAGGTCAGAGCGATAATTGGCGATCTCACGCTGCTGCATGATGCGTCTGGGCTAAATCGCTCCGGTCTTGGCGAGCTCAATGTGCAACTGGTGGTTGGCAACGATCACGGCGGAGCAATTTTCTCGCACCTCGAGATGGCTCAACTTCTGGAAAGACCAGACTTCGAATTGCTTTTCACTACACCCCAAGCGGTGAACCTCGAGGCGCTTGCAAATAGCTACGGCTGGCAATACATCAGGACCACTCCTGGTGATTTGGACCAGCAACTTTACCGCCAGGGTTTTGTGCTGATCGACTGCGCGCTCTAA
- a CDS encoding PLD nuclease N-terminal domain-containing protein encodes MSRVAVFTIAFLVIFTVFTTVFAASANKAEVRLLPKWVWVLLCIVVPFFGGLLYLMVGRPLGRGPRPQKRKTVAPDDDPNFLRDLDKKLRKEDDDKKDESN; translated from the coding sequence ATGTCCAGAGTCGCAGTATTCACAATTGCATTTCTCGTGATTTTCACAGTTTTCACGACGGTGTTTGCTGCCAGCGCCAACAAGGCCGAGGTCAGACTATTGCCAAAGTGGGTCTGGGTATTGCTGTGCATCGTGGTCCCATTCTTCGGAGGACTTCTGTATCTGATGGTTGGTCGCCCCTTGGGCCGAGGACCAAGACCGCAAAAGCGCAAGACCGTTGCACCGGATGATGACCCAAACTTTCTGCGTGATCTAGATAAGAAGCTTCGCAAAGAAGACGATGACAAAAAGGACGAGTCGAACTAA
- a CDS encoding DUF4229 domain-containing protein, which produces MKNPWLSYSILRLGLFALLFWAFMLLDFNPFFAAIIAASISFAISLIFLDKQRRAMSEQVAAKLSRNKEGSYEDPESDLENQILDQSKVDEDQSGSDK; this is translated from the coding sequence ATGAAAAACCCCTGGCTGAGCTACTCGATCCTGCGACTTGGATTATTCGCACTGCTGTTTTGGGCTTTCATGCTCCTAGATTTCAACCCCTTTTTCGCGGCGATTATTGCCGCCAGCATCTCGTTTGCAATCTCGCTGATCTTTTTGGACAAGCAACGTCGCGCGATGAGTGAACAGGTTGCGGCAAAGCTCTCCAGAAACAAAGAGGGCAGCTACGAAGACCCAGAGAGTGACCTAGAAAACCAGATCCTGGATCAATCAAAAGTTGACGAGGACCAGTCCGGCTCCGACAAGTAG
- a CDS encoding 1,4-dihydroxy-2-naphthoate polyprenyltransferase, with the protein MADLKSWVSGARLRTLPLAVAPVALGAATAEATQNFDALLTFGALLVALFLQIAVNYANDYSDGVRGTDEFRVGPKRLTGSGEARADDVKRVAFVFFGLAALVGLALVIATSQYWLLAFGAFAILAAWYYTGGKHPYGYAGLGEVVVFVFFGLFATVGTNFIQTLSLDPLAIVLGSAAGFYASAVLLINNIRDIATDTQAGKKTLAVRLGDRRSRVLFLFLIFIPLAINILLILVYPATLLGLANVLLLVPISGIALSGRTPKELITGLKLTSYAGLGYGLLVGAGLVLVNF; encoded by the coding sequence ATGGCTGATCTAAAGAGTTGGGTTTCAGGGGCAAGGCTTCGCACTTTGCCACTGGCAGTTGCACCGGTAGCGCTCGGAGCGGCTACAGCAGAGGCCACTCAGAACTTCGATGCACTGTTGACATTCGGCGCCTTGCTAGTTGCGCTGTTCTTGCAAATCGCAGTCAACTACGCGAACGATTACTCCGATGGGGTTAGAGGGACGGATGAGTTCCGCGTGGGGCCAAAGCGTCTAACCGGGTCCGGTGAGGCTAGAGCGGATGATGTAAAGCGCGTGGCCTTTGTGTTCTTTGGGCTTGCCGCTTTGGTTGGCTTAGCTCTCGTGATTGCCACCTCACAGTATTGGCTATTAGCCTTTGGTGCCTTTGCGATTTTGGCTGCCTGGTATTACACCGGGGGTAAGCACCCATATGGTTATGCCGGTCTTGGCGAAGTCGTGGTGTTTGTGTTTTTTGGTTTGTTCGCCACGGTTGGAACTAATTTCATTCAAACCCTGAGTCTTGACCCGCTTGCGATTGTGCTTGGATCCGCAGCGGGTTTCTACGCCTCGGCAGTGTTGCTGATCAACAACATTCGTGACATCGCAACCGATACTCAGGCTGGCAAAAAGACCCTGGCGGTTAGGTTGGGCGATCGGCGCTCGCGAGTGCTGTTTTTGTTTCTTATCTTCATCCCGCTCGCGATCAACATCCTGCTGATCTTGGTATATCCGGCGACGCTTCTTGGGCTAGCAAATGTTTTGCTGCTGGTGCCGATCTCTGGCATTGCGCTAAGCGGTAGAACCCCGAAGGAGCTAATCACCGGACTGAAGCTAACGAGCTATGCCGGATTGGGTTATGGACTACTTGTCGGAGCCGGACTGGTCCTCGTCAACTTTTGA
- a CDS encoding AMP-binding protein, giving the protein MKPLKLVPANDSFRALQLAVEVLDGTVAGFITPPEVLGVMPEVHGLPDQVEDHIGFIVESSGSTGAPKRIALSTDALLASANSSANRIGSGQWLLALPTNFIAGINVLVRSVVAYTQPILMNTQVPFTAEAFIRGSALMTEDRFTSLVPHQLSKLLQAAREDAFVFSELRKFKAILVGGQQPNWAEVLELQTMGVNVVVSYGMTETCGGCVYDGVPLDGVNIRLAGGRIAISGPTLAEDLGPEFVTNDLGELIGGKLEVLGRVDRVIVSGGLKVSLDRVEEAALALDGVDEVCAVAIESQWGQSVGLVYVGQERDFRELAELTIAARPQRLLKVASVPRLPSGKPDLIEVQRLLAG; this is encoded by the coding sequence ATGAAACCGCTAAAGCTTGTTCCAGCCAATGACAGCTTTCGAGCGCTGCAGCTTGCAGTCGAGGTTTTGGATGGCACGGTTGCTGGGTTTATAACCCCTCCCGAGGTCTTGGGGGTCATGCCCGAGGTTCATGGGCTGCCAGACCAGGTTGAGGATCACATCGGATTTATTGTCGAAAGTTCGGGGTCCACAGGCGCACCAAAGCGAATAGCGCTTTCTACCGACGCGCTTTTGGCAAGCGCTAACTCTTCTGCAAACCGAATCGGCAGCGGCCAGTGGCTGCTCGCTCTCCCAACCAACTTCATTGCTGGCATAAACGTGTTGGTGAGATCTGTAGTTGCCTATACTCAACCGATTTTGATGAACACCCAGGTGCCATTCACAGCGGAGGCTTTTATTCGAGGCTCAGCCTTGATGACCGAGGATCGCTTCACCTCTTTAGTGCCACACCAATTGAGCAAGCTATTGCAAGCTGCACGGGAAGATGCCTTCGTATTCTCAGAACTTCGCAAGTTCAAGGCGATTTTGGTTGGTGGCCAGCAGCCAAACTGGGCCGAGGTTTTGGAGTTGCAGACCATGGGAGTCAATGTGGTCGTTAGCTATGGCATGACTGAGACCTGCGGTGGCTGCGTCTACGACGGAGTCCCCTTAGATGGAGTGAATATTCGTCTGGCTGGAGGTCGAATCGCAATATCTGGCCCAACCCTGGCTGAAGATTTGGGTCCGGAGTTCGTCACCAACGATCTAGGGGAGCTCATCGGTGGGAAGCTCGAGGTTTTGGGACGAGTCGATCGAGTAATCGTTTCCGGTGGCTTGAAAGTTTCACTCGATCGGGTTGAAGAGGCGGCGCTCGCTCTCGATGGGGTGGATGAAGTTTGCGCGGTGGCAATTGAAAGCCAATGGGGTCAATCGGTTGGTTTGGTTTATGTGGGCCAGGAAAGAGACTTCCGGGAGCTGGCAGAGCTGACCATTGCCGCTAGGCCACAGCGGCTACTAAAGGTTGCGTCTGTGCCCAGGCTCCCATCTGGAAAGCCAGACCTAATCGAAGTTCAAAGACTTTTGGCAGGCTAG
- a CDS encoding 1,4-dihydroxy-2-naphthoyl-CoA synthase, with the protein MPNQVSELFDAKQWKAVPGFESLTDVSYHRHIELGVVRVGFSRPEVRNAFRPQTVDELYRTLDHARMQSDVGVVLLTGNGPSEKDGGWAFCSGGDQRVRGKAGYEYGDASSGRLHILEVQRLIRFMPKVVIALVSGWAAGGGHSLNVVCDLSIASREFARFKQTDADVGSFDAGYGSAYLARQTGQKFAREIFFLGAEYDAQRAYEMGVVNKIVPHAELETQGIAWAREILGKSPTAIRMLKYAFNAVDDGLVGQQLFAGEATRLAYGTEEATEGKNAFLEKRKPDWSDYPWHF; encoded by the coding sequence ATGCCCAATCAGGTCTCCGAGCTCTTTGATGCCAAGCAGTGGAAAGCTGTTCCCGGTTTCGAGTCGCTAACCGATGTCTCCTACCACCGACACATTGAGCTTGGTGTTGTTCGAGTTGGGTTTTCGCGCCCAGAGGTAAGAAACGCATTTCGACCGCAGACTGTCGATGAGCTCTACCGCACCCTAGACCACGCTCGCATGCAGTCTGATGTTGGCGTGGTTTTGCTAACCGGTAACGGGCCGAGTGAAAAGGACGGCGGCTGGGCATTTTGCTCGGGTGGCGATCAACGGGTTCGCGGCAAGGCTGGCTACGAATACGGTGACGCCTCTTCAGGTAGGCTGCACATCCTTGAGGTGCAGCGACTGATTCGGTTTATGCCCAAGGTGGTTATCGCACTAGTGTCCGGTTGGGCTGCAGGAGGCGGTCACTCGCTAAATGTGGTTTGTGATCTGTCAATCGCATCCAGGGAGTTTGCAAGATTCAAGCAAACCGATGCCGACGTTGGTTCTTTCGATGCCGGATACGGCTCTGCGTATTTGGCTCGTCAAACCGGCCAAAAGTTTGCTCGTGAAATCTTCTTTCTTGGCGCTGAGTATGACGCGCAGCGAGCCTATGAAATGGGTGTTGTCAACAAAATCGTTCCGCATGCCGAACTTGAGACTCAGGGTATTGCCTGGGCTAGAGAGATTTTGGGTAAGTCACCGACTGCAATTCGCATGCTGAAGTACGCATTCAACGCCGTTGACGATGGCTTGGTAGGTCAGCAGCTGTTTGCGGGTGAGGCGACTCGATTGGCCTATGGCACCGAAGAAGCCACCGAGGGCAAGAATGCCTTTTTGGAAAAGCGTAAACCTGACTGGTCTGACTACCCCTGGCATTTCTAA
- a CDS encoding o-succinylbenzoate synthase, producing the protein MNGGLGNFWVVSIPMRTKFRGLEFREAVIFKGERWSEFSPFLEYSDQESATWLRAALEFAHDDLPALKREYVRVNATLPAVSTDEVAAVLARFTRFETVKVKVAEKGQSITDDLARIREVARLYPHAKVRLDANGGYATEQVLSLVRELDGINIEYLEQPVSTIEEMAQLKTALSGSIKICADELVRKSSDPLAVARARAADLVMLKAQPLGGIAASLEIANAIDLECVVSSAIETSVGIAMGTYLACALDELNYDCGLGTVNLLAGDVAHDQAPKNSILEPKLVEVDQALLQKYEASPERQGFWRDRVQRCLELL; encoded by the coding sequence GTGAATGGTGGGCTAGGAAACTTTTGGGTTGTCAGCATCCCGATGCGCACCAAATTTCGTGGCCTGGAATTTCGTGAAGCGGTGATTTTCAAGGGTGAGCGCTGGTCCGAGTTTTCACCCTTTTTGGAGTACTCCGATCAAGAGTCAGCCACTTGGCTGAGAGCCGCTCTCGAGTTCGCACACGATGATCTTCCAGCTCTGAAGCGCGAATACGTTCGGGTCAATGCAACCCTCCCAGCGGTTAGCACCGACGAGGTGGCAGCTGTTTTGGCACGCTTCACTAGATTTGAAACAGTGAAGGTGAAGGTCGCAGAAAAAGGCCAATCGATAACCGATGACCTAGCTAGAATCCGCGAGGTTGCAAGGCTTTATCCACACGCAAAAGTTCGATTGGATGCCAATGGCGGCTACGCGACCGAACAGGTCCTAAGCCTGGTTCGTGAGCTTGATGGCATAAACATTGAGTATTTAGAGCAGCCGGTTTCGACCATCGAGGAGATGGCCCAGCTCAAAACAGCGCTCAGCGGTTCAATCAAGATTTGCGCCGATGAGCTGGTTAGAAAGTCATCCGACCCGCTCGCGGTCGCAAGGGCCCGGGCGGCTGACCTTGTAATGCTGAAGGCACAGCCACTGGGCGGTATCGCCGCATCTCTCGAAATTGCAAATGCGATTGACCTTGAGTGCGTGGTCAGCTCCGCGATTGAAACTTCGGTGGGTATTGCAATGGGAACCTACCTGGCATGTGCTTTGGACGAATTGAACTACGACTGTGGGCTGGGCACCGTCAACCTCTTGGCAGGCGATGTTGCCCATGACCAAGCTCCTAAGAACTCAATCCTGGAACCAAAGCTGGTCGAGGTTGATCAGGCACTACTGCAAAAATACGAGGCTTCGCCCGAACGCCAGGGATTCTGGCGCGATCGAGTGCAGCGCTGTCTCGAGCTTCTATAG
- the ccsB gene encoding c-type cytochrome biogenesis protein CcsB: MTPQLNEPLSQLSLLFVTASMAFLALALMLFSFQLSQLGKSEAVEKKLTKTEKAAFWVTGVGTTVLTIGVVLRGIAAGRVPWANMYEFSISGALLILLVYLTSLKLKDIRFIGTFVVGFVLITLFAAVSLFYVEVKTLMPALQSYWLVIHVVVAILATAFFTIAAAFHLSYLVKSGSKSKIMQVFPSLDALERYAYRFNVVGFVLWSFTLIAGAIWAERAWHRYWGWDTKEVWTFIIWVLYAGYLHAMATRGWNGKRAAWLGLIAFLSVIFNFTIVNLFFKGLHVYSGL; the protein is encoded by the coding sequence ATGACACCGCAACTAAACGAGCCGTTATCGCAACTCTCGCTACTGTTCGTCACGGCATCGATGGCTTTTCTAGCTCTCGCACTGATGCTGTTTTCCTTTCAGCTATCGCAGCTTGGAAAGTCAGAAGCTGTTGAGAAAAAGCTCACCAAGACCGAGAAGGCTGCCTTCTGGGTGACTGGTGTCGGTACCACTGTCTTGACGATCGGTGTCGTGCTTCGCGGCATTGCAGCCGGCCGTGTGCCATGGGCAAACATGTATGAGTTCTCCATTTCAGGAGCGCTGCTGATCTTGCTGGTCTATCTGACTTCGCTGAAGCTAAAGGACATTCGTTTCATCGGCACCTTCGTTGTCGGATTTGTTTTGATCACACTCTTCGCGGCGGTTTCACTTTTCTACGTGGAGGTGAAGACGCTGATGCCAGCGCTGCAGAGCTACTGGCTTGTTATCCACGTGGTGGTAGCGATCTTGGCAACCGCATTTTTCACAATCGCAGCTGCATTTCATCTCAGCTACCTCGTCAAAAGTGGTTCTAAGTCAAAGATCATGCAGGTATTCCCGTCTCTTGATGCGTTGGAACGCTACGCCTATCGCTTCAACGTCGTGGGCTTTGTGCTCTGGAGCTTCACCCTAATTGCGGGCGCAATCTGGGCCGAGCGTGCTTGGCACCGCTATTGGGGTTGGGACACCAAAGAGGTTTGGACCTTCATCATCTGGGTGTTATACGCCGGTTATCTTCATGCAATGGCAACCAGGGGTTGGAACGGAAAGCGTGCGGCCTGGCTTGGCCTTATCGCGTTCCTGTCGGTGATCTTCAACTTCACCATCGTGAACCTTTTCTTCAAAGGTCTTCACGTCTACTCCGGCCTATAG